From the genome of Seriola aureovittata isolate HTS-2021-v1 ecotype China chromosome 6, ASM2101889v1, whole genome shotgun sequence, one region includes:
- the lonp1 gene encoding lon protease homolog, mitochondrial, with translation MAACMKMLGAGRQLHRNSALVAKLNWSGSSCGPHTGPSTLSRLQPPRLYTSTGTSLRTSAGRCSHIPVSTAMTAGCRLTVRPHRWIRGCAVLRGQTGLLTPASRPYTLQDRMFGNQASGAGFSGEDGGDSAGSGGEESGGDGGVPYSGAQMTALTPMMVPEVFPNVPLIAVSRNPVFPRFIKIIEVKNKALMELLRRKVRLAQPYAGVFLKRDDNNESDVVESLDAVYSTGTFVQIHEMQDLGDKLRMIVMGHRRIRITRQLEVEPEEDVTSPVSSESEPESHPKPAPRRKTKRSRKDQPGPLAEQLEDTISEADLSPELLPLPSSNILMVEVDNVQHEQFTVTEEVKALTAEIVKTIRDIIALNPLYRESVLQMMQAGQRVVDNPIYLSDMGAALTGAESHELQDVLEEINIPKRLYKALSLLKKEYELSKLQQRLGREVEEKIKQTHRKYLLQEQLKIIKKELGLEKEDKEAIEEKFRERLKDRTVPQHIMDVINEELNKLALLDNHSSEFNVTRNYLDWLTSMPWGTNSEENLSLERAKAVLEEDHYGMDDVKKRILEFIAVSQLRGSTQGKILCFYGPPGVGKTSIARSIARALNRQYFRFSVGGMTDVAEIKGHRRTYVGAMPGKIIQCLKKTKTENPLVLIDEVDKMGRGYQGDPSSALLELLDPEQNANFLDHYLDVPVDLSKVLFICTANVTDTIPEPLRDRMEMINVSGYVAQEKLAIAECYLVPQLRSLCGLTEEKASISSDALSLLIRQYCRESGVRNLQKQVEKVFRKVAFGIVSGEHTSVTVTPDNLQDYVGKPIFTVDRMYEVTPPGVVMGLAWTAMGGSTLFIETSLRRPSGTDDPKGEGSLEVTGQLGDVMKESAKIASTFARAFLMNHEPENHFLVNSHLHLHVPEGATPKDGPSAGCTIVTALLSLATNRSVRQNVAMTGEVSLTGKILPVGGIKEKTIAARRAGVTCIILPAENRKDFSDLPDYITQGLEVHFVDHYSQIYPIVFPQSPS, from the exons ATGGCTGCCTGCATGAAGATGCTGGGCGCTGGTAGACAGCTGCACAGAAACTCGGCTCTTGTTGCGAAGTTGAACTGGTCCGGCAGCAGCTGCGGCCCCCACACCGGTCCTTCGACCCTGAGccggctccagcccccccggCTCTACACCAGCACCGGGACCTCACTGAGAACCAGCGCCGGCCGCTGCTCTCACATCCCAGTCAGCACAGCAATGACAGCGGGCTGCAGGCTCACCGTTAGACCGCACCGGTGGATCCGGGGATGTGCTGTTCTCCGTGGGCAAACCGGGCTCCTCACACCGGCCTCTCGACCCTACACGCTCCAGGATAGGATGTTCGGGAACCAGGCCAGCGGCGCGGGCTTCTCCGGGGAGGACGGCGGGGACAGTGCGGGCTCCGGGGGAGAGGAGTCAGGGGGAGATGGTGGAGTGCCGTACAGCGGAGCTCAGATGACGGCTCTCACCCCGATGATGGTCCCGGAGGTGTTTCCCAATGTGCCGCTGATCGCCGTGAGCAGGAACCCGGTGTTCCCCCGCTTCATCAAGATCATAGAG gtGAAGAACAAAGCGTTGATGGAGCTGTTGAGGAGGAAGGTGCGTCTGGCTCAGCCGTATGCCGGAGTCTTCCTGAAGAGAGACGACAA TAACGAGTCCGATGTGGTGGAGTCTCTGGATGCCGTCTACTCCACAGGGACCTTTGTTCAGATTCATGAGATGCAGGACCTGGGAGACAAGTTGAGGATGATTGTCATGGGCCATCGCAG GATCCGGATCACGAGGCAGCTGGAGGTGGAGCCCGAGGAGGATGTGACGTCCCCCGTGTCGTCAGAGTCTGAGCCGGAGTCCCACCCCAAACCTGCGCCGAGACGCAAAACCAAACGCAGCCGCAAGGACCAACCGGGGCCTCTGgcagagcagctggaggacaCG ATTTCAGAGGCAGACCTGAGTCCGGAGCTGCTGCCTCTTCCCTCCTCCAACATCCTGATGGTGGAAGTGGACAATGTTCAACACGAGCAGTTCACCGTCACCGAGGAGGTCAAG GCGCTGACAGCAGAGATAGTGAAGACCATCAGGGACATCATTGCACTCAACCCCCTCTACAG agagTCTGTCCTTCAGATGATGCAGGCTGGTCAGAGAGTGGTTGATAATCCCATCTACCTCAGCGACATGGGAGCAGCTCTGACAGGAGCAGAGTCACATGAGCTGCAGGACGTCCTGGAGGAGATCAAT ATCCCGAAGCGTCTCTACAAGGCTCTGTCCCTGCTGAAGAAGGAGTACGAGCTGAGTAAACTGCAGCAGCGACTGGGccgagag gtggaggagaagatcaAACAGACCCACAGGAAGTATCTGCTACAGGAGCAGCTCAAGATCATCAAGAAG GAGCTGGGTTTGGAGAAAGAGGACAAAGAAGCGATCGAGGAGAAGTTCAGAGAGAGACTCAAGGACCGGACCGTCCCTCAGCACATAATGGACGTGATCAACGAGGAGCTCAACAAGCTGGCGCTGCTGGACAACCACTCGTCAGAGTTCAA tgtaacCCGTAACTACCTGGACTGGCTGACCAGCATGCCCTGGGGCACCAACAGTGAGGAGAACTTATCACTGGAGAGAGCCAAAGCTGTTCTGGAAGAAGACCATTACGGCATGGATGATGTTAAGAAACGCATATTG gagTTCATCGCCGTCAGTCAGCTGCGTGGCTCCACCCAGGGGAAGATCCTGTGTTTCTACGGTCCCCCGGGTGTGGGAAAGACCTCCATCGCTCGCTCCATCGCCAGAGCCCTCAACAGACAGTACTTCAGGTTCAGCGTGGGAGGAATGACCGATGTGGCTGAGATTAAAGGACACAG GAGGACTTATGTCGGAGCGATGCCAGGGAAGATTATCCAGTGCCTGAAGAAAACCAAGACAGAGAACCCTCTGGTGCTGATAGACGAG GTGGATAAAATGGGTCGCGGTTACCAGGGCGATCCATCCTCCGcactgctggagctgctggaccCTGAACAGAACGCCAACTTCCTCGACCACTACCTGGATGTTCCTGTAGATCTGTCAAAG GTTTTGTTTATCTGCACGGCCAATGTGACCGACACCATCCCAGAGCCTCTCAGAGACAGGATGGAGATGATCAACGTGTCTGGATATGTGGCGCAGGAGAAGCTGGCTATCGCCGAG tgttacCTGGTGCCTCAGCTGCGCTCTCTGTGTGGTCTGACGGAGGAGAAAGCCTCCATCTCCTCTGACGCCCTCAGTCTGCTCATCAGGCAGTACTGCAGGGAGTCTGGAGTCCGCAACTTGCAGAAACAAGTGGAAAAG GTTTTCCGTAAGGTGGCGTTCGGTATTGTCAGCGGTGAGCACACGTCAGTGACTGTTACCCCTGACAACCTGCAGGACTACGTGGGTAAACCCATTTTCACGGTGGATCGAATGTATGAGGTCACCCCACCAGGAGTGGTGATGGGGCTGGCATGGACTGCAAtgg GCGGGTCGACATTGTTCATTGAGACGTCGCTGCGTCGTCCCTCTGGAACAGACGACCCTAAAGGAGAGGGGTCACTGGAGGTCACAG GTCAGCTGGGTGATGTGATGAAAGAAAGTGCAAAGATTGCGTCGACCTTTGCCAGAGCCTTTCTGATGAACCACGAACCAGAGAATCACTTCCTGGTCAACTCCCACCTGCACCTGCATGTCCCTGAG GGGGCAACTCCTAAGGACGGACCAAGTGCTGGCTGCACCATTGTCACAGCGCTGTTGTCCCTGGCAACCAACCGGTCCGTGCGTCAGAACGTAGCCATGACCGGTGAGGTGTCACTGACCGGCAAAATACTGCCAGTGGGTGGAATCAAAGAGAAAACTATCGCT GCCCGTCGTGCTGGTGTGACCTGCATCATCCTGCCTGCCGAGAACAGGAAGGACTTCTCTGACCTGCCGGACTACATCACCCAGGGCCTGGAGGTCCACTTTGTGGATCATTACAGTCAAATCTACCCCATCGTGTTCCCACAGAGCCCGTCCTAA
- the LOC130170580 gene encoding leucine-rich repeat-containing protein 24-like isoform X1 translates to MAVMLVLLLSTLLVSIHTPGRASPSCPVSCRCYSLTVECGSTALRDIPKHVPPSTQTIFLQDNVIGQIRRQDLILLRHLHYLYLQNNTISAVEPGSFQNQGQLLELALNGNRIHLVTADMFHGLEHLRILYLAGNDITRLLDYTFRGLQRLQELHLQHNSIDMLADQALAGLTSLALLDLSRNNLHTIGPASLRPLVSLQVLRITDNPWRCDCALHWLRSWIDEAGQRLLSSAERRLVCTEPPRLSHLSLVEVPLNSLVCIPPLVQLEPRRLAVRLGESLRVSCHASGYPRPQVTWRKASQGKVVLAPRGLVQELGAGAGGVGVAEEPSEEGRVSLQKTEGERFDPDTGSGMLFLSNVTVAHAGFYECEAWNAGGVARVTFQLAINSSTSSSSSSSSIWASWSQVSSPYSPAWPRLRNHGPALGSDVSREPLYALGSMAFSALGAATQTAIAVGISLLALTALLLVAMIYSRHHHREKEADGAEKVNSDLQEESILYVNDYSDGPTTFAQLEEYRDERGHEMYVLNRAKPVLPPAPPTAVTTTNLGCPAPSDTSSHTLSSGPGQTVTPTLAPNKQQQQQQQQQEGDIRTMRRMAGEGGEAEPVITSEAEGMFLNHTGLFMDSQIAYEIHC, encoded by the exons atggctgtgatgttggtgctTCTTCTCTCCACGCTGCTCGTGTCCATCCACACTCCCGGCCGAGCGTCTCCGTCCTGCCCTGTGAGCTGCCGCTGCTACAGCCTCACTGTGGAGTGTGGCTCCACCGCCCTGAGGGACATCCCCAAACACGTCCCTCCATCCACACAG ACCATCTTCCTCCAGGACAATGTGATTGGTCAGATCCGTCGACAGGACCTCATCCTGCTGAGGCACCTGCACTACCTGTATCTGCAG AACAACACCATCTCAGCAGTGGAGCCCGGCTCTTTCCAGAACCAGGGGCAGTTGTTGGAGCTGGCTCTGAATGGAAACCGGATCCACCTGGTCACAGCTGACATGTTTCATGGACTCGAACACCTCCGCATTCTGTACCTGGCAGGAAATGACATCACACGCCTGCTGGACTACACCTTCCGTGGATTACAG CGTCTGCAGGAGCTCCACCTGCAGCACAACAGTATAGACATGTTAGCAGACCAGGCTCTGGCTGGCCTGACCTCTCTGGCTCTGCTGGACCTGAGCAGGAATAATCTTCACACCATCGGCCCTGCGTCCCTGCGACCTCTTGTCAGCCTGCAGGTGCTGCGCATCACAG ACAACCCCTGGCGCTGTGACTGCGCTCTCCACTGGCTGAGGAGCTGGATCGACGAGGCGGGGCAGCGGCTGCTCAGCTCCGCAGAGCGTCGGCTGGTCTGCACTGAGCCGCCACGCCTCTCCCACCTCAGCCTGGTGGAGGTCCCCCTCAACAGCCTGGTGTGCATCCCTCCACTGGTGCAGCTGGAGCCCAGGAGGCTGGCAGTGCGGCTGGGGGAGAGCCTCCGGGTGTCCTGCCATGCCTCTGGGTACCCTCGTCCACAG GTGACATGGAGGAAGGCGTCCCAGGGTAAAGTGGTGCTCGCTCCCAGAGGCCTGGTTCAGGAGCTGGGTGCTGGAGCAGGTGGAGTGGGCGTAGCGGAGGAGCCCTCAGAGGAAGGCAGAGTCAGTCTGCAGAAGACTGAGGGCGAGCGCTTTGACCCCGACACCGGCAGCGGCATGTTGTTCCTCAGTAATGTGACTGTGGCTCACGCAGGTTTCTATGAATGCGAAGCCTGGAATGCAGGGGGCGTGGCCAGGGTGACCTTCCAGCTCGCCATCAACTCAtccacttcctcctcatcttcttcctcctccatctggGCCTCGTGGTCCCAAGTGTCCTCGCCATACTCCCCCGCCTGGCCCCGGCTGAGGAACCACGGCCCCGCATTGGGCTCAGACGTGAGCCGGGAACCCCTGTACGCTCTGGGCAGCATGGCCTTCAGCGCTCTGGGAGCTGCCACTCAGACCGCCATCGCTGTGGGCATCTCCCTGCTGGCTCTGACCGCCCTGCTGCTGGTCGCCATGATCTACAGCCGACACCaccacagagagaaggaggctgACGGAGCTGAGAag GTGAATTCtgacctgcaggaggagagcaTCCTATACGTGAACGACTACTCTGACGGCCCCACCACCTTCGCCCAGCTGGAGGAGTACCGAGACGAGCGCGGCCACGAGATGTACGTCCTCAACAGGGCCAAGCCTGTGCTGCCCCCTGCTCCACCCACAGCTGTCACCACCACTAACCTGGGTTGCCCCGCTCCGTCCGACACCTCCAGCCACACCCTCTCCTCTGGGCCTGGCCAGACCGTGACTCCCACTCTGGCCCccaacaagcagcagcagcagcagcagcagcagcaggagggagacaTACGGACCATGAGGAGAATGgcgggggagggaggggaggcggAGCCTGTGATCACATCAGAGGCTGAAGGGATGTTTCTGAACCACACAGGCCTCTTCATGGACTCTCAGATCGCCTATGAGATCCACtgctga
- the LOC130170580 gene encoding leucine-rich repeat-containing protein 24-like isoform X2 — translation MAVMLVLLLSTLLVSIHTPGRASPSCPVSCRCYSLTVECGSTALRDIPKHVPPSTQTIFLQDNVIGQIRRQDLILLRHLHYLYLQNNTISAVEPGSFQNQGQLLELALNGNRIHLVTADMFHGLEHLRILYLAGNDITRLLDYTFRGLQRLQELHLQHNSIDMLADQALAGLTSLALLDLSRNNLHTIGPASLRPLVSLQVLRITDNPWRCDCALHWLRSWIDEAGQRLLSSAERRLVCTEPPRLSHLSLVEVPLNSLVCIPPLVQLEPRRLAVRLGESLRVSCHASGYPRPQVTWRKASQGKVVLAPRGLVQELGAGAGGVGVAEEPSEEGRVSLQKTEGERFDPDTGSGMLFLSNVTVAHAGFYECEAWNAGGVARVTFQLAINSSTSSSSSSSSIWASWSQVSSPYSPAWPRLRNHGPALGSDVSREPLYALGSMAFSALGAATQTAIAVGISLLALTALLLVAMIYSRHHHREKEADGAEKEESILYVNDYSDGPTTFAQLEEYRDERGHEMYVLNRAKPVLPPAPPTAVTTTNLGCPAPSDTSSHTLSSGPGQTVTPTLAPNKQQQQQQQQQEGDIRTMRRMAGEGGEAEPVITSEAEGMFLNHTGLFMDSQIAYEIHC, via the exons atggctgtgatgttggtgctTCTTCTCTCCACGCTGCTCGTGTCCATCCACACTCCCGGCCGAGCGTCTCCGTCCTGCCCTGTGAGCTGCCGCTGCTACAGCCTCACTGTGGAGTGTGGCTCCACCGCCCTGAGGGACATCCCCAAACACGTCCCTCCATCCACACAG ACCATCTTCCTCCAGGACAATGTGATTGGTCAGATCCGTCGACAGGACCTCATCCTGCTGAGGCACCTGCACTACCTGTATCTGCAG AACAACACCATCTCAGCAGTGGAGCCCGGCTCTTTCCAGAACCAGGGGCAGTTGTTGGAGCTGGCTCTGAATGGAAACCGGATCCACCTGGTCACAGCTGACATGTTTCATGGACTCGAACACCTCCGCATTCTGTACCTGGCAGGAAATGACATCACACGCCTGCTGGACTACACCTTCCGTGGATTACAG CGTCTGCAGGAGCTCCACCTGCAGCACAACAGTATAGACATGTTAGCAGACCAGGCTCTGGCTGGCCTGACCTCTCTGGCTCTGCTGGACCTGAGCAGGAATAATCTTCACACCATCGGCCCTGCGTCCCTGCGACCTCTTGTCAGCCTGCAGGTGCTGCGCATCACAG ACAACCCCTGGCGCTGTGACTGCGCTCTCCACTGGCTGAGGAGCTGGATCGACGAGGCGGGGCAGCGGCTGCTCAGCTCCGCAGAGCGTCGGCTGGTCTGCACTGAGCCGCCACGCCTCTCCCACCTCAGCCTGGTGGAGGTCCCCCTCAACAGCCTGGTGTGCATCCCTCCACTGGTGCAGCTGGAGCCCAGGAGGCTGGCAGTGCGGCTGGGGGAGAGCCTCCGGGTGTCCTGCCATGCCTCTGGGTACCCTCGTCCACAG GTGACATGGAGGAAGGCGTCCCAGGGTAAAGTGGTGCTCGCTCCCAGAGGCCTGGTTCAGGAGCTGGGTGCTGGAGCAGGTGGAGTGGGCGTAGCGGAGGAGCCCTCAGAGGAAGGCAGAGTCAGTCTGCAGAAGACTGAGGGCGAGCGCTTTGACCCCGACACCGGCAGCGGCATGTTGTTCCTCAGTAATGTGACTGTGGCTCACGCAGGTTTCTATGAATGCGAAGCCTGGAATGCAGGGGGCGTGGCCAGGGTGACCTTCCAGCTCGCCATCAACTCAtccacttcctcctcatcttcttcctcctccatctggGCCTCGTGGTCCCAAGTGTCCTCGCCATACTCCCCCGCCTGGCCCCGGCTGAGGAACCACGGCCCCGCATTGGGCTCAGACGTGAGCCGGGAACCCCTGTACGCTCTGGGCAGCATGGCCTTCAGCGCTCTGGGAGCTGCCACTCAGACCGCCATCGCTGTGGGCATCTCCCTGCTGGCTCTGACCGCCCTGCTGCTGGTCGCCATGATCTACAGCCGACACCaccacagagagaaggaggctgACGGAGCTGAGAag gaggagagcaTCCTATACGTGAACGACTACTCTGACGGCCCCACCACCTTCGCCCAGCTGGAGGAGTACCGAGACGAGCGCGGCCACGAGATGTACGTCCTCAACAGGGCCAAGCCTGTGCTGCCCCCTGCTCCACCCACAGCTGTCACCACCACTAACCTGGGTTGCCCCGCTCCGTCCGACACCTCCAGCCACACCCTCTCCTCTGGGCCTGGCCAGACCGTGACTCCCACTCTGGCCCccaacaagcagcagcagcagcagcagcagcagcaggagggagacaTACGGACCATGAGGAGAATGgcgggggagggaggggaggcggAGCCTGTGATCACATCAGAGGCTGAAGGGATGTTTCTGAACCACACAGGCCTCTTCATGGACTCTCAGATCGCCTATGAGATCCACtgctga